A single Bremerella cremea DNA region contains:
- the ribD gene encoding bifunctional diaminohydroxyphosphoribosylaminopyrimidine deaminase/5-amino-6-(5-phosphoribosylamino)uracil reductase RibD, which translates to MSAASDADLPFMHRALQLAQQGRGHVEPNPMVGCVVVKAGEVIGEGYHQKFGGPHAEVNALANCGEASLEGSTVYVTLEPCCHHGKTPPCTDALLAAKPARVVVAMQDPFPKVQGGGLQILAAAGMEVCVGVLGDEAQRLNAPYLKRQRQGKPWLIAKWAMTLDGKLATANGSSKWISSEEARAEVHRIRGLCDGVMVGSGTAKLDDPLLTTRPPGPRTAARIIVDSQASLSESSRLIKTIDQAPVIVATSPNAPPERLERLQHAGCDVIACPGNDHVARLDFLLDELAQRGMTNILVEGGSQLLGLLWDNRQIDEVYAFVAPKIAGGKEAISPIGGQGIASMENATQLTRTNVKTYGNTICVHGFTGFTDQQGS; encoded by the coding sequence ATGTCCGCTGCGAGCGACGCCGACCTTCCGTTCATGCACCGCGCCTTACAGCTTGCCCAGCAAGGGCGCGGGCACGTCGAGCCCAACCCAATGGTTGGCTGCGTTGTCGTGAAAGCAGGGGAAGTGATCGGCGAGGGATACCACCAGAAGTTCGGCGGTCCCCATGCTGAAGTGAACGCCTTGGCCAACTGCGGCGAGGCGTCGCTGGAAGGGAGCACGGTTTATGTCACGTTAGAACCGTGCTGCCACCACGGTAAAACGCCTCCTTGTACCGATGCTCTTTTGGCGGCGAAACCGGCCCGCGTGGTTGTGGCCATGCAAGATCCATTTCCCAAAGTGCAGGGAGGTGGTCTGCAAATCTTGGCTGCCGCTGGCATGGAAGTTTGCGTTGGTGTTCTCGGCGACGAAGCCCAGCGGCTCAACGCTCCGTATCTCAAACGGCAGCGGCAAGGCAAGCCGTGGCTGATTGCCAAGTGGGCGATGACCCTAGACGGCAAACTGGCCACCGCCAACGGCAGCAGCAAGTGGATTAGCAGCGAAGAGGCGCGGGCCGAAGTGCATCGCATTCGTGGCTTGTGCGACGGTGTGATGGTCGGTAGCGGGACGGCAAAGCTAGACGATCCACTGCTAACCACTCGCCCTCCCGGGCCACGCACGGCGGCTCGGATTATCGTCGACAGCCAGGCCTCGCTCAGCGAATCAAGTCGCTTGATCAAGACCATCGACCAAGCCCCGGTCATCGTCGCCACGTCCCCTAATGCCCCACCAGAACGCCTCGAACGCTTGCAACACGCAGGCTGTGATGTGATTGCTTGCCCTGGCAACGATCACGTCGCTAGACTCGACTTTCTGCTCGATGAACTCGCCCAGCGTGGGATGACCAACATCTTGGTTGAAGGAGGGAGTCAACTGCTGGGCCTGTTATGGGATAACCGCCAGATCGATGAAGTTTACGCGTTCGTTGCCCCCAAGATCGCAGGCGGAAAAGAAGCAATCAGCCCAATCGGCGGTCAGGGAATTGCGAGCATGGAAAACGCCACGCAGCTTACTCGCACGAATGTAAAGACGTACGGCAACACGATCTGCGTGCATGGTTTTACCGGCTTTACAGACCAGCAAGGTTCTTAG